DNA sequence from the Pedobacter schmidteae genome:
GTTTAAATCCTTTTTCAACGTACTGGATGCCAGGCTGGATGAAAAAATCGCCACTTACGGGGATATCTGCTGTAAGTCCAACCAAAAAGCCTGTGGCGATTTGCGTTTCCTGTTTATTGCTTCTTTCGTCTTTCGCCATCACATTGGAAAAATTTAATCCAGCCTTTACTCCAATTCGTGTCTGGGCTTTGGCCAGGTTAAATGTAATGATCAACATTAGTAGAAATGTGGTGAGATGTAATTTTCCTGAGCTTATTTTTCTTAGATTCATAAATGGCAACGTTTAGTTTAATTATACTTAATTATTTAAGTAAACGAAAATAATCAAGTTTATGCTACAGTTTAATTTCGCTTTGATGGAGTTTTTTGCAATTCCCCACAACACAAAATATTCTGTTTTTTTGTCTTAGCTTTAATAGAAAAATGATTCTGTATGTGAGAACCTTTAAATGAATAATGATATGAAAATATTAAAGGCAGCCGATGCTTTTGACAAATCTGCAAAAATATATCAGGATAAGTTTATGGATGTCAGTTTATTTGCTGATACATTTAATTTTTTCAGCGACCATATCGCAGCCGATTATCCCCACATTTTGGATATCGCCTGTGGCCCTGGAAACATTACCAAATACCTGCTGGATAGAAATTCCGGGTACAAAATTTTAGGAATCGACTTATCGCCCAATATGCTGAAGCTTGCTCAGGCGAATAATCCTTTAGCCAAATTCCAGTTGATGGATTGCCGTGAGATTGACACTATCCAACAGAAATTTGATGGGATTACTTGTGGCTTTTGCCTACCTTATCTGACGAGAGAAGAAGCAATTGAATTAATTGCAAACGTTTCGCGTTTGTTGAGTCCCGGTGGTATGTTTTATTTGAGCACAATGGAGGATGATTACACCAAATCAAGATTTCAAACATCAAGCACAGGCGATCAGGTATATGTATATTATCACCAGGAAGATTACTTAACCAAAGCTCTTAAGGAGAATAATTTTGATGTTGTTTACCTAAAGCGCTTTAAATCCCCAGATAAAGATGGTTTAATGATTACCGACATGGTATTGATCGGGAGATTAAATTGAGTTGCTCAAGGCAGCAATTAACAATAGCAAAACGTATATTTATCAGAAATTTAACATCAAAAACTATAATGACCTTTGGAGAGAAAGCTCTATTCTTTTTTAGTTTTTTGGGGGCATTTAACGCACTCCTCCTAGGTATTTACTTTCTTTTCTTTACCTCCAGAAAATATTTATCCAACTATCTTTTAGGTGCTTTACTCGTCGTATTGAGCATGAGAATAGGGAAATCGGTTGTTTATTTTTTTGACGGTAATTTACCCAAAATATATCTTCAAATTGGATTGACAGCATGTTTTTTTATCGGTCCGTTTTTGTATTTCTTCATAAAATCAGAGACCAGACAAATCAGAAAATTACCTCGGTCCTGGATCTCGCAACTCACAGGTTGGTTTTTGTTGATTATGTTAGTGGGGACTATTTATCCTTATCAGTCCTTTGCCCCATTATGGCGAAACTATATTGTACCACTCATTTATTTCCAGTGGGGTTTTTATATCATTTTTTCGATATTTCTGTTGATACCTATGATAAAAAAGCTAGCTAAAAATGAGGCACTAAAGACTTTTGAAAAATGGATTCTGACCATTTCCGGCGGGGTCTTCATACTTTTTATATGTTATGTATGGGCATTTTTAAATATTACCAGGGGTAGCTATATCAATGCAGCCGTATTCTTTTCTTTTATCATCTATTTTGTAGTGTTTACCTTGCTTTATAGGAAGAAGACGAACGATCTGTCTTCTTTTTTTGTTCAAAAATATGCCGATAAAAAGTTGGACAATGACGAAGTGCAGCTGATTATTGAAAAGCTGACAAAAGTGATGACCGAGAAAGAGCTCTTTAAAAATCCAAATCTAAAAGTATATGATCTGGCCAAAGCAATCAATATTTCCGGACATCAACTATCCCAAATTCTAAATGACAGTATCGAAAAGAACTTTGTACTTTTTGTAAATGAGTACCGGATAAACGAAGCCTGTAAGATATTGTTAAACAGCAAACACCTCACGATTGAGGCTGTTGCTGACGAAGTAGGGTTTAATGCTAAGTCTACCTTTTTCGCGGTTTTTAAAAAACTGAAAGGCATGACTCCCAGCGTTTATCAGCAATCATACAGTCCGGATTTATAAAACAGTACTACTAAATTCAGATTATAAGACCCTGATCATAAAAGTGAAACACATATTTGAGAAACGAATGAAACAAATTCACTCCTTATCAAAAAACTTTTATGAAAAATGTAATTCTGACTATCGGCATGGCTGCCTTCTTTTTTTCTGGGTTTTCTCAAAACGTGCCTACAGAAAGGCAATTAATAGAAAGTACCATACAACTGTATTTTGATGGCTGGGCAACGGGAGATACTATCAAATTGGGCAAAGCGATGCATGCTTCCTGTCATTTAAAAAACTATAATAATGGAAAGTTTACAGAATTTTCGAGAAGCAAGTATCTCGGCTTATTTAAACCCCATGAACGCACTAAAAATCTGAGGACACGCATAGTTGCCATCGACGTTACCAACAATATGGGTAGTGCAAAAGTAGAGATCAGTACAGAAAAGGACCTGTTTACCGATTATTTCAACCTGATGAAAACCAATGAAGGATGGGTTATTGCAGATAAAGTTTCGACCAGAACGCCTCATAAGGTCTTTAATCTAAATGTCATTCAGCCCAGAAAAGAAACCGTTATCGAAGGTCTAAAACGACCTTGGAGTGTCGCTTTTATATCAGAAGATGAAGTGCTCATTTCAGAAAAAGAAGGCGATCTGGTAAAAGTCAATTTATTGAATAAAGAAAAAAAGAGGATACAAGGTTTTCCTGCAGATATGGATAACAACATTACCGGCTTTGGCGATAATACGGGCAAATTTGAAGTATTGCCTGATCCTTATTTCAAAACCAATAAATATGTATATCTGTCATACGCTGCCCATACAGCCAATGGCACAACTACTAAAATCATCAGGGCAGTACTGGAAAATGAATCTTTGCAGCAAATCAAGGTACTTTTTACAGCCGAACCATATACTAAAGAACGATTTCATTATGGAGGAGGAATGACTTTTGGAAAAGATGGTAAACTCTATTTTACCATTGGTGAGCGATTGTTTACTGAACGGGACGAACCTTTGATTCCCATCGCGCAAAACATTGAAGACAAAAGAGGGAAAATTTACCGAATAAATGCTGATGGAACGATCCCACATGACAATCCGGACTTTGGAAACAAGGCAACACCGGGGCTATATGCAATGGGTATCAGGGCAGCACAAGGTATAACGCTTGATACCAATACCAACAAAATCTGGTTTACCGAGCATGGTACACATCAGGGTGATGAAATCAATGTGCTAAAACCAGGAGCGAATTATGGCTGGCCCATGAAGACCACAGGAAAATACCGTTTTGCAGAATTTGCACCAACACCTATCCCTGGCAATACTTATACGGATCCTGTCTGGTCTTGGTTACATACCGTAGCCCCTACCGGCTTACTTTTTTATGGAGGAAGCGAGTTTGCGAATTGGAAAGGCAATTTACTTGTTACAGGACTATCAAGAGGCAGCTTATGGCGGATGAATGTAGAAGGAGAAACCATAAAGAGTGCCGAGGAACTTTTTACGGACGACAGGGTAAGAACACGAAAAGTAGCACAAAGTCCTATGGGTAAATTGTATATACTTACTGATGAGCTGAATGGTAAATTAATAAGGATAAGAAATGCCGCATTTTAATATCCAAACAGACTTCATCCGGTTGTACCCGTTATACAAGGTTTAAATCTTAGGCTCCATACTTTATCAGCAATACCAAATCTTCAATTTTACCCTTATCAGTCTCACTAGCTGATAGCGCAAACAATGTTTCCAACTGAATTGCAGTACTCGTACCTGTAAGTAAACCCAGTTCAGTGTTTAGCTCAAGGGGAACCGTGCTACTATCCAGCTTTATGGTAAAATTCTGTGGATTGCCTTTTATCCGGGCCATAAACGTCACCTGCTTCAACTCGCAGTTTAGCACCTGAACCATATAAGGTAACCTGGATTTATCAATACTTAGGTTTACGGTCCCTCCAATCTTAAGCAAATTCCATTCACCAGGCATATCCTGCCGTAAACTAATCAGCAGATGCATGCCCGTTTCATTAAGCTGCTGACTAACTTTGTTCAGCTGGCCTGCGACAGATTGTACTGCCGATGCTTTTAATTGTTGTCCACCTTCAGCAGCAGTATACTTTACATGCAGCACGATATCAGCAATATTTTTATAGTCAAATTGTCTTATTTCAGGGAGCTCTAGACTCCATCGGCTTATGACCCCTGCGCCTTCAAATGGCAAATAACGTTCGTCTTTAAAATTGAGCTCAAACATACCCGCGTCGTTCTGCGCAGAACTGGCAGCGATAGCTGTGATCGGGATATTGTATGATATAAAGCGCTCATCCTGTTCGTCTGTTTTTTCAGGATAGTTATTTGATATGGAGCTGTTCCTGAATTTGTTGTTTAGCAAACGCAGCGTAGCATTTACCCCAACATATGGACCAGCAATACAAGGAATAGAAACGGAAATAGACTTAATCCTGCGTTTAAAATGCCCCGGATAGTCCATATCAAACAGAACTTC
Encoded proteins:
- a CDS encoding class I SAM-dependent methyltransferase, producing the protein MKILKAADAFDKSAKIYQDKFMDVSLFADTFNFFSDHIAADYPHILDIACGPGNITKYLLDRNSGYKILGIDLSPNMLKLAQANNPLAKFQLMDCREIDTIQQKFDGITCGFCLPYLTREEAIELIANVSRLLSPGGMFYLSTMEDDYTKSRFQTSSTGDQVYVYYHQEDYLTKALKENNFDVVYLKRFKSPDKDGLMITDMVLIGRLN
- a CDS encoding AraC family transcriptional regulator translates to MIKKLAKNEALKTFEKWILTISGGVFILFICYVWAFLNITRGSYINAAVFFSFIIYFVVFTLLYRKKTNDLSSFFVQKYADKKLDNDEVQLIIEKLTKVMTEKELFKNPNLKVYDLAKAINISGHQLSQILNDSIEKNFVLFVNEYRINEACKILLNSKHLTIEAVADEVGFNAKSTFFAVFKKLKGMTPSVYQQSYSPDL
- a CDS encoding PQQ-dependent sugar dehydrogenase, translating into MKNVILTIGMAAFFFSGFSQNVPTERQLIESTIQLYFDGWATGDTIKLGKAMHASCHLKNYNNGKFTEFSRSKYLGLFKPHERTKNLRTRIVAIDVTNNMGSAKVEISTEKDLFTDYFNLMKTNEGWVIADKVSTRTPHKVFNLNVIQPRKETVIEGLKRPWSVAFISEDEVLISEKEGDLVKVNLLNKEKKRIQGFPADMDNNITGFGDNTGKFEVLPDPYFKTNKYVYLSYAAHTANGTTTKIIRAVLENESLQQIKVLFTAEPYTKERFHYGGGMTFGKDGKLYFTIGERLFTERDEPLIPIAQNIEDKRGKIYRINADGTIPHDNPDFGNKATPGLYAMGIRAAQGITLDTNTNKIWFTEHGTHQGDEINVLKPGANYGWPMKTTGKYRFAEFAPTPIPGNTYTDPVWSWLHTVAPTGLLFYGGSEFANWKGNLLVTGLSRGSLWRMNVEGETIKSAEELFTDDRVRTRKVAQSPMGKLYILTDELNGKLIRIRNAAF